The genomic segment GGGGTATCGATCACGAACGGATAATCCATCGCCAGATTCAGCGTCACGTTGAGCGATTTAATGAACACATCGCGGCAGTCGGGGTAGCCGCTAAAATCCGTTTCGCATACGCCGGTCACGATATGCTTGGCGCCGACCTGCTTGGCCAGCACAGCCGCAAAGCTAAGGAATAGCAAATTGCGCCCGTCCACGAAAGTCGTAGGCAGCGCCCCCTCCTCCTGCTTGATCTCGATGTCGCTGCGGGTCAGCGCGTTCGGCGTTAATTGCCCGAGCAGCGACATATCCAGCAGATGATGGCGCACGCCAAGCTCTGCCGCGATTGCGGCGGCGATCTCCGTTTCCAGCGTATGCCGCTGGCCGTACTTAAAGGTGACGGTCTCCACCTCGGCGAAGTTCTCCTTCGCCCAGAACAGACAGGTCGTGCTGTCCTGGCCGCCGCTGAATACGACGACCGCTTTTTCCCGTTTCATCGCTGCACGCTCCTAGTCGGGCATCAGGAGAGAGGCTTTTGAATTCCCGCAACCAAAGAAACGGCGCGAAGCGGGCCTATAGCCGCTTCGCGCCGAACGTCAAAAACGACAGCGCCCATGCGGGCCGCCGCTTTTTCATAGTTTTTTATAGAGGGAGTTCGCGAACCTCTCCCGGCGCTGCCGGCCGTCCGATTAGAACGGCCTCGCCCGGATTTATTCTTTAGTTGTACGGTAGGTAATATACCACACTCGGCCAAACTACCGCCAGCAACTTCGAGGCGGTTTTTACATGTAAAATACTGGGATCCAGAGACGAGACTATGCTTTTATTCACTTCATCCCACTATCCCATCCGCTCAGCGATGCACTTCAATCGAGCGCGTCGTCCCACTATCCCATCGGTTCAGGTCGGCCGATCCCTTCAAACTGAACCGATGGGATAATGGTATGGCAAAATAAAAACGACTATGTAGTTTCGCATACGACAGTCCCATTTAAGATTCGGATAGTTGCAGGAGCTCGCTAACCGTTACGAGCCGATAACCTTCTTCCGTCAATTCCTTGGTCAAAATTCGAACGGCTTCGACAGTCTGGGACCGGTCGCCGAATCCGTCGTGAAAGAGCAGGATACTTCCGCATCCCACCTGCTTGCGGGTGGCTTCGAGAATATGATCGACGCCTGGCGTGCCCCAGTCCTTAGCCTCTCCATTGAGCGCGCCGATGACCCGATAATGCAGCCGG from the Cohnella hashimotonis genome contains:
- the queC gene encoding 7-cyano-7-deazaguanine synthase QueC, coding for MKREKAVVVFSGGQDSTTCLFWAKENFAEVETVTFKYGQRHTLETEIAAAIAAELGVRHHLLDMSLLGQLTPNALTRSDIEIKQEEGALPTTFVDGRNLLFLSFAAVLAKQVGAKHIVTGVCETDFSGYPDCRDVFIKSLNVTLNLAMDYPFVIDTPLMWLNKAQTWALSDRLGAFEFVRDRTLTCYNGIPAAGCGECPACKLRANGLAAYLGEAAKEGIR